GCAAATAGATGCAAACCCATGCAATATATGGCACACGAGATAAGATGGAAGAAAATCTAGTAAATCATCAAATCTTGTAGCCCCCGgataggaagaaggaagaaggaagattgGGAAATCCGTCTGAAAGATAGTCTCCTATCTCCACGGGTCATACATTTCTCTGTTTTTTGTGGACTTCCACGAGCTCGAGTATTCTAGTAATAGATGACATTTTGTAAACAAACAAACAAGATGTTGCTCCAAGATAAGGTCGAGTCAAGGATCAATTTCCTCACGCAATCCCGATCAGCAATATACAAACTCTAGCAAAATAAGATGACATAATAGAAAAAACAAAGGTCTAGAATTTTTTGTATGGACTACTTTGTATGCATTTTCAAAGATTTTTTTTAGATGAGTACATTGTCGTATTCTTTGTCTATTTCTGTGACAACTATGGCAACCCCCTAACTTTTGAACAAAATTATTTGTTATTTTTTCGTAACTCAACTAAATGACTTGTACTAAGTAATATCGTCCAAGTAAGATTTAGCATGCTAGTTACCACAAAATAAAGCATAGATAGAAAAATGATACATATAAGAGGCAAGTTATATATTTGTATACTCATTGATAGTGTTTATATGGGCATCACATCCTAATATCCAGATGACGGTACTCTGTCATCCGGCTAATACCCCTTCAGCCATTGGGTCGTTCCCATGCTAGACACATACCATTGCATTGTATACCTAGATGGTGGTACTCTGTCATTGAACACGATATTGGACTATCAAATGCACATATAAGGTTGTTCTTTCTATTACTGAGTATCACCTCGTATGCCTTCCCATTAGCACGAGTGAGGTGGCAAGAGAAAGGTAAACATCATACCACTCTAACCTCGTTGTTAACCGGATTAGAGCATTTTACAACACTCCATCTAATCACAAGGGTAGCATCAAGAGCTGAGAACGATATGTATCTAATAGGCAGCAAGGGTAGCATCAAGAGCTGAGAACGATATGTATCTACACATAGATAAACACGAACAAGATTGCATATGAATAAATCATGTCATAAGAAAATGATCCACAAAGCAATCGTCCACGGGTAGCTCATATGCTTCACAACAATGATAATTCATAGAGAGTTATGATTAAGCTATTACCATAAAGAAACGGTCCAGCTTGTTGAACAATCCCCCTTTTATGGTGGATATTGATTCGAAGTCGATAACCAATGAGGAGATGCGACCAAAGGCAATTTTTGCATAGGTTTCTCCTCGGGCAGTAGACTGTGCATCCTCTGTTTTCTTCTCTAAGTCTCTCGAGCTACATCTTCCATGAGAAAAAAATTCCCCGGGGCTATACATAGAGGGACTTAAGTGAAAAAAGGAGGGGACAAAAATAATTATGCCATCTGACGAACAAGCAGAAGTATAGGAATAGGGTGAGCCTACCTCTAGGTGAGTTTTAGTGTTGGGACTCTTTATCTTCGAAAAATTGGAAAGCCATATTCTTCAATTTATTTGGATTCAGGAGGCTGCTGAAACGTCAAAATATGAAAAGGGGTTTCCTGCTTTCTAGAATTAAATACCAAATTAATGAGATGTTATTGAAAATGCAGCAAATAAATGAAAAATTAAAATAAACATAATAATCATTATAATAAACTTTAAAAGGTATGGAcacgttttggatgtatcaagCACCTGATGTCTCTCCTCCAAGGAGACTGCGACAAGAAGAGTTGAGAACTTCTTATAGTTCTAGTCTATACAAGTTGTTCGAGATCGCCAAGAGGATTTCTACTAACATGAGGTCCAAAATGCAGGTCCAAAGGCTATTTGAATTCAAGCCATTGTGGCCCAAAATTCAATTGATCTAGGATATACCTTACTTATGCACTCCGGTTAACCTAAAAAAACTTTGGTTAATCTCTATGATGGCCATTTTAGGACGCGTGAAATCTTTGCTTCATCATTGAAAATTCTTTAGGAATCTTTTGGAGCATCTTCTCTATGTTTGAGATCTTGCTGGAGAGTTCGGTGTCGTGAACCTCACAATCGGTATGGGTATAATTTTATACCCACTGACTCTAGGAGTATGGGTATCTTGCAAAAAAAATATGAGAATATTTTATGCGAAAAAATAGAAGATATGACCTAGTTTGAAACAAAATCATTTCAATAGTTCTATAATACACAAGTTTTACAGTGATTGGCATTTTTAATAACCGTTCATTCACCCCCATCCAACGGTAGTAAATAGACGGAACCAAACTAACGGAACCAAAGGTGCGGGACCGGAACCAAAATCATGTGGGACCGGAACCTCTAATATATTCTATGAAAATTATAAAAAACAAACGTCCTTCTAAACGGTCAAAGCATCTAATAAGAGTGCACCGATCTTAAAGTCACGGGAGAAGAATAGTAGTCGGACATCATCGTCCTGGAGGAGTTGCGGGCGTTGATGCTGGCCGCCGGACAAGACGAGCGGCCCTAACAGCGACGCCCTTTGACGTGCAGCCTTGGTTGTCGCTGTACCGCATCTCGGCGCACCGGAGCGGCAGCGCGACTAGCTGTTGCGCCTCTTCCAGCGACCACTCGCATCCGGTCGCATACGGGCGTTGCCGCCGTCTTCCAGCGCAGCCTCCACGGCGTGAGCGAGGCGGCGAGCCCCAGCGGCGACGTCCTTCCCGTGAGCATCTGCAGCATCACGATGCCCAGCGAGTACACGTCGGACTTGACCATCGTGGTACTCCGGGTCGATGTAGCATCATGACGCCGTGTGCTTGACCAATCGTGGACGACGACGGGTGCTGGACTGCTAGCCTCCATGGCTCAGGTGGCGGCCCGGGAGGAGCAGCGCCGTCGAGAGGCCCACGTCACCGATCTTGCTGGCAAGGTTCTGATCGAGCAGGATGTTGGCCGGCTTGAGGTCCCTATGGATGATGGGGTCCGGCCTGGTGCTGTGGAGAAACGCGACGGCGGTGGCCACCTCCCAGGCCATGCGGATGGGGTCGTACCAGACTAAAAGCGGCGTGCCGTCCCGGCCGTGGTAGAGCATGTTCTAGAGGCTGCCGTTCTCCATGTACTCGTAGACCACACAGCCGTGCTCCGGGCAGGCGCCAAGCAGCAGTTGCAGCACAAAAGTTAGTGGATACTACTGCCACGAGCAGCAGGCGCTATCCAGCGTCGTGCCAGTCGCCGCACGGAGCTACTTCAGCGACGAGAATCCCCACGCCTGCTCCATCATGTGGCCGATCATCGGGTCGATTCATCGATCGGTCTCTGCAGCATGTATAACTGTACATGTGTCTCTTGAGCACACTGTATAAAACTCTGAAGCCCATGTTTGGAAGATGGGATTTTGTACAATTTTAATAGTTCTCTAAACTTTCTGGGTGTTTGCTCGTTCTCCGTTAGAACCAAATCTCGATAGAAACAGTTTGTTTTCATGTAAACGAAACagtttgttttcaaaataaacaaTATAATACATTAGATCCAAGAAAATGAAACACACACAAACAATTAAGATCCTCATATAAAATTTAAATTACATCTGGGACTTTTGATCTGTCATATTTAGCTCTACTTTTTGTATCTTTGCAACTGAGTCATGAAACAAACGGACTCAGAAGTCAGAAGCATCACATACATACAGCTCTTTACAACATTACAacagtgagaaagatacacaaactgAACTTTGGGAGCAGACTCAGATATAACATTTGGAGCGGACTACAATGTGACCAGTTACCGGGCGACTCCATAAGGACAGCTAAGTCATCGACAATCTCATCATGATGTCCTGGTCGCTGCAGCATCACCTGGTTCCATAGAACATTCACGCCCTGTAAATTTTGTTAACATTTTACTGTGTCCAAAGCCACTGGGGAGAATGTATGTACATCAGCAACACACGATAGATGATTCGTCTTTTCTCTGGCTGCAACATTATCGTTCTGGGCTTCTCTTGGTCTCAATGAAGGAGCCCCTGGGATGTGCACCCTCTCTACAATATGCTTTCTTAGCACATCATGGAGCCTGCCATACAGCATCTGCTTCACCTGCTCAAATGCCCTGTCCAATTTGTCCATCTGCACATAATATTTTGGAAATTCAGCATAGCATTTTACGCATATTCTATTGATGAATAGTATCGTGGTACAAGTTTCTCAGTAGTCACTAGTCATTGGACAATGTGGTTTAAAGATTGATTCTGCAACTTGAACTAATTCGCAATACATAATTTCAGAAAAGGAGTGTGTCGTATGAGTGTACTTGCCTGTTCTGTAGCATTAACAGTATACATGATGAGCACATAGTATAGATCGAAACTGCCGATAACTTGTTCTTCGTCTGCAAGGAGTTGCGTCAAAATGGCGGCAAGTATGGCTAGTTAACAAGCtccccaaaaatgaaaaaaaaaatgcaCAGTTTTTCTTGTATTTCACTCACCACAAATGGCAGGAGGGTCTCGTAACCCTTGGTGTTGATTGGTGTGGACTTGAGGTCTAGCTGCGCCAAGACCCCTGCACTAATCACACAACAGTTAACATTTCGACTTTATCAGATGTAGTATATTTGCCTATTGGGCAAGCAAGCACATGGTGACTACAACTTGTTGGCAAACTATCCACCTCCCAATGGTGTGTGTGATGAACTGGCTTCCCGCAGCATGGCACATGACATCTCTTCCATCCGACTTCCCTACAAGCAACAGCTAACACACGATTCAGTAGCTCCATGTTAGATGCTTTTCCCGAGTCCTGAATGAAGTCGTCCCAGTCGACCAAACAAATTACCTGCGGCTCAAAGATGCTCAATAACCGCTGACGATCTCTGTCAGCAGAGGGAGATCATCTAGGAGACAGAAGTTGAAAGAAATTCCCCTAGTGCTTCTTCAGACAAAGGAAGATGAAAGAGATCAGACCAGTCATCTAGAGATAAAACATGTGGACGAGGAGGCAGAGAAGCGTCCGCCGTGATCTCCCGGGCGGCGCTCGTCAGGTAGGGGGTAGGGTCTGGATGCTCCCGGTGATCCCAGCGACACTTTGGCCGGTCCAGCGACTGAGGGAACGGGCCCGTAACTCTGCCGGCGATCCCCCTGACGGAGGGGAGGTGGCTGCGACAGAGAGGTCGACGGGGACGTGAATCTCCAGCGATCCCCGCAACGgagggatgggcggcggcggctggcggcTGCGACGGAGCAGAGGGTATGCGATGGAGAAGATTGGGCCGTGACCTCCAGTGATCCCCGCGACCtggggaggggcggcggcgggcgcTGGAGTGAAAAAGGCCACGACTAGTCAAGTACAGAGTAGTTATTCTTGATTTCGTGAAGAAGGCTACATCGTGATTGATTTGGTTGATTCTGATTTGATGAGTTGACTTCTAAGGTGTCCGTTTAGAACTGTTGTAGTAGAAGTTACACAAAATTTATCACCGATTTAATCAACGGTCACGAAAAATTTGATTAGACGGAACCCATATTTAATTAGACGGAACCTAGGTTCCGTGCCAATCATCGTAAAAGAGCTCGTTCTATAAAGCTTAACATAAAGCAATACCAATACTTTTACTTGGATCCAAGCCTTAACTAATTATTATCTAGCATTATACTAACTTCATTTTAAAATAAGTGTCGCGGTTTCGTCTAGACTCTAAATTAGATTGAGATGTATTTAGACGTATTTTTGTTGTATATATATAGATAAAATTATAACACTTATTTTAGAACGAAGTGAGTATATATTATAAAACTGCACGTATCTGATCGTACTAACATCTAATTAATTCATGTGTTTTCCTAGCCCTTGATCAAAGAGGCCTGGACTTGATCACTTCGATCTACTGGACGTGTAAGACACGATTGACTAAAATGGCGTAGCTGCTACCCTGCTACGATATCTCCACTTTTTAAAAGGAGTTCACGGTTATGGAAAACGGTTTAATTCGTTTCCTTTCCTTGCGGATGAGGAAACTTATCGGTCGATATAAACACGCAGGGAGCCGCACAACGGTAGAAGCACACATCTTTCCAATCATGGATCAACAAGACGGCCACGTCGTGGACATCGAACTCGGATGCGCCGTCTCCGGCGAACCCACTCGCTGCTGCGCGGTATGCACAGAACCGCTGGCATGGGTGGCGGTCGATAGCTGCGGCCACGGCGTGGTGTGTCCTAGATGCATGGTCCGCGTGCGGTTCGTCGAGGGCGACCGATGCTGCAGCGCATGCGGAGCGAACTCTCCGTCGGTCATCGTCGCCAAAGCGGATGACAGCACGAGCGGCGGCGCTCCGGCCGTCCCCGCCTTGTCGCAGCAGCCCGCCTCGAAGGAGGGCAAGGTGGGCGAGTACTGGTACCAAGGGGACACGGCGGCCTACTTCCACGACGAGCAGCAGGACGAGGAGGCAAGGGACGCGAAAACACGGCGGGAGGATCTTGTAGACAATCTGGTAACATGGGTCAGTGCGCCAATTAAATCTGTTTCCCTTTCCTAGGAAGTAATCATAACTGCAATCAAAATCTCTTCATATTTGTAGTTTTAATTACGTTTTGCATTTCATCTCAATTTTTCCCGAACTTAATTTAACCAAATTAACTGGATCTGAAGATGAGCCACTCAGACCATCATACATTTTAAGTTCTGGCTTTTCTGATTCAGTATTCATCTTTCATCTTGTTTTGCAGTTCACTTGTGCAGTTCTTGCCGGTGCCGGCGTTTTGGCAATTGTGGTGATGCACCCTTGAGCTAATAGTTGTAAGGATGTACATCGAAATGGTAATATTATGATGGTGATATTCTGTAACTCACACATTTGAGTATAAACTAGTAGGTATGCATACATGTTGTTGCCAATGGTATAAAAAAAATCATACATGTTTTCAAGAAAACATGGATGTGTTATCACCTATGGGTCAGTGCGCTAGTTAAATTTGTTTTCACGTTTGTTGTATGATCGAGTGTCATATTAGCTTTCTAATTTCAACTCAAAGTCGAGTTTATATTCCTATTAAGTAATTATAATTGCAACCAAATATATTCCTATTTGCAGCTTTAGTTACATTTTGTATCATCTCGTTGATGCATGCAacttctatatttttattttcctTTGAACTCCAACCAAATTGGATTCGAAGATGAGTCACTCCGGTCATCATATATTTTAGGTTTTAGACTTCGTAGTTGTCCATTTATCTTGCCATCTTGTTTTGCAGTTCACGCGTGTAGTTCTTCTCGGTATCGGTGTTTCTGCAATCGCGGAAAAAGATGTCAATGTTCATCATGATGCAGTTTGAAAGTATTCTCATATCATATTTGATGATGATGCTCGTAATCATCTAGAAATGGACATACATTTTGTTAGTTACATGTTAGGGGCATAGGTTTTTGGTTCTCTTGTGCAAAGATAAATTATAATGT
This region of Lolium perenne isolate Kyuss_39 chromosome 2, Kyuss_2.0, whole genome shotgun sequence genomic DNA includes:
- the LOC127331996 gene encoding uncharacterized protein isoform X2; amino-acid sequence: MCHAAGSQFITHTIGRGLGAARPQVHTNQHQGLRDPPAICDEEQVIGSFDLYYVLIMYTVNATEQMDKLDRAFEQVKQMLYGRLHDVLRKHIVERVHIPGAPSLRPREAQNDNVAAREKTNHLSCVADVMLQRPGHHDEIVDDLAVLMESPGNWSHCSPLQMLYLSLLPKFSLCIFLTVVML
- the LOC127331996 gene encoding uncharacterized protein isoform X1, encoding MCHAAGSQFITHTIGRWIVCQQCRGLGAARPQVHTNQHQGLRDPPAICDEEQVIGSFDLYYVLIMYTVNATEQMDKLDRAFEQVKQMLYGRLHDVLRKHIVERVHIPGAPSLRPREAQNDNVAAREKTNHLSCVADVMLQRPGHHDEIVDDLAVLMESPGNWSHCSPLQMLYLSLLPKFSLCIFLTVVML